In one window of Opitutus sp. GAS368 DNA:
- a CDS encoding N-acetylmuramoyl-L-alanine amidase, giving the protein MNRRYRSISQAALILSLLALTGCALFNRPGRPLTRKGDEIVVAGQLFHTGTKVVTWMDPGGYDAYRVERRFAPFAESDWDKTIAALPKFGSPNRYSLRQKSLTPEEIELHRGGGWDLPALQRVVDQFVLHYDVAGISRYCFNTLQDHRDLSVHFMLDLDGTIYQTLDLKERARHATISNDRSIGIEIANIGAYPAKERQPLDDWYPRDAKGQPYIKVPEKLGDPMFRTPGFTGHPARPDPVHGVIQGEALEQYDFTPQQYAALIRLTATLCKVFPNITCDYPRDAKGRLIPQKLADDDLAKYHGVLGHYHIQTNKTDPGPALQWDKVINGARRLLRLPTLPEGAPGAP; this is encoded by the coding sequence ATGAACCGCCGCTACCGTTCAATCAGCCAAGCCGCCCTGATCCTGAGCCTGCTCGCCCTGACCGGCTGCGCGCTCTTCAACCGGCCGGGCCGCCCGCTCACGCGCAAGGGGGACGAGATTGTCGTCGCCGGCCAGCTCTTCCACACCGGCACGAAGGTCGTGACCTGGATGGATCCGGGCGGTTACGACGCCTACCGCGTCGAGCGGCGCTTCGCGCCCTTCGCCGAGAGCGACTGGGACAAGACGATCGCCGCGCTGCCCAAGTTCGGGTCGCCCAACCGCTACAGCCTGCGGCAGAAATCGCTGACCCCGGAGGAAATCGAACTCCACCGTGGCGGCGGCTGGGACCTGCCGGCGCTGCAGCGCGTCGTGGACCAGTTCGTCCTGCACTACGACGTGGCGGGCATCAGCAGGTATTGCTTCAACACCTTGCAGGACCACCGCGACCTGAGCGTCCACTTCATGCTGGATCTCGACGGCACCATCTACCAGACGCTCGACCTCAAGGAGCGCGCCCGGCATGCCACGATCAGCAACGACCGCTCCATCGGCATCGAGATCGCGAACATCGGCGCCTACCCGGCCAAGGAGCGGCAGCCGCTCGACGACTGGTATCCGCGCGACGCCAAGGGGCAGCCCTACATCAAGGTGCCGGAGAAGCTCGGCGACCCGATGTTCCGCACGCCGGGCTTCACCGGCCATCCCGCCCGGCCCGACCCCGTGCACGGGGTCATCCAAGGCGAGGCGCTCGAACAATACGACTTCACGCCGCAGCAATACGCCGCGTTGATCCGCCTCACCGCCACGCTCTGCAAGGTCTTCCCGAACATCACCTGCGACTACCCCCGCGACGCCAAGGGCCGGCTGATCCCGCAGAAGCTGGCGGACGACGACCTCGCGAAATACCACGGGGTGCTCGGCCATTACCACATCCAGACCAACAAGACCGACCCGGGCCCGGCCTTGCAGTGGGACAAGGTTATCAACGGCGCCCGCCGGCTGCTCCGGTTGCCGACGCTGCCCGAGGGCGCGCCCGGTGCGCCCTAG
- a CDS encoding glycoside hydrolase family 3 protein produces MAAAPTLREKIGQLLLVGFRGAVPAECDVIVRDIREHHIGSVILFDQDMAGPLRQGSGGQGDTVDSGGPRSRNIVSPDQVRALLAHLQAQAAVPLLVSIDQEGGRVNRLKPAYGFPASVSHEELGRLDQPAETYRQAALTASTLADLGINLNLAPVVDLDAHPENPIIKGKGRSFSPDPEAVARHAAEFVKAHRAHGVLCCAKHFPGHGSATGDTHLGLVDVTATWHERELIPFRRLIAAGLCDVVMSAHVINRRLDPEHPATLSRAVQTGLLRDQLGFQGVLMSDDMEMKAIASHYGLEQSVLLALEAGIDVLCFGNNLRYDPAIAGKAAGIIARAVESGRIPAARIDASYQRVLALKRRAGLA; encoded by the coding sequence ATGGCTGCTGCCCCCACCCTGCGCGAAAAGATCGGCCAGCTGCTCCTCGTCGGTTTTCGCGGCGCGGTCCCGGCCGAGTGCGATGTCATCGTCCGCGACATCCGCGAGCATCACATCGGCAGCGTCATCCTGTTCGACCAGGACATGGCCGGCCCCCTTCGCCAAGGCTCCGGGGGCCAGGGCGACACAGTCGATAGCGGCGGCCCGCGCTCCCGCAACATTGTCTCGCCCGACCAGGTCCGTGCGCTGCTCGCCCACCTGCAGGCCCAGGCGGCGGTGCCGCTGCTCGTGTCGATCGACCAGGAGGGCGGTCGCGTCAACCGGCTGAAGCCCGCCTATGGCTTTCCCGCGAGCGTTTCCCACGAGGAACTCGGCCGGCTCGACCAACCGGCGGAGACCTACCGCCAGGCGGCGCTCACGGCGTCGACCCTCGCGGACCTCGGCATCAACCTGAACCTCGCGCCGGTGGTGGACCTCGACGCCCACCCTGAAAACCCGATCATCAAGGGCAAGGGCCGCAGTTTTTCCCCCGACCCGGAGGCGGTCGCCCGCCACGCCGCGGAATTCGTCAAGGCGCACCGGGCGCACGGCGTGCTGTGCTGCGCCAAGCATTTTCCCGGCCACGGCAGCGCGACCGGCGACACCCACCTCGGCCTCGTCGATGTCACGGCCACCTGGCACGAGCGGGAGCTGATTCCCTTCCGCCGGCTGATCGCGGCCGGCCTGTGCGACGTGGTCATGAGCGCGCACGTCATCAACCGCCGGCTCGATCCGGAACACCCCGCCACCCTGTCCCGGGCCGTGCAGACCGGCCTGTTGCGCGACCAGCTCGGTTTCCAGGGCGTCCTCATGAGCGACGACATGGAGATGAAGGCCATCGCCAGCCACTACGGCCTGGAGCAATCCGTGCTGCTCGCGCTCGAGGCGGGCATCGACGTCCTGTGCTTCGGCAACAACCTGCGCTACGATCCCGCCATCGCGGGGAAGGCGGCGGGGATCATCGCCCGCGCCGTCGAGTCCGGCCGGATCCCGGCGGCCCGCATTGACGCCTCCTACCAGCGCGTGCTCGCCCTCAAGCGCCGGGCAGGCCTCGCGTAG
- a CDS encoding N-acetylmuramic acid 6-phosphate etherase, with the protein MLPTETPSDQHPDLDLYPTEELVGAFTADQVHAANVVHAAAAALARAVDAAVPRLAAGGRLIYAGAGTSGRLGLLDSVELFPTFGWPKARALALIAGGKPALFEAVEGAEDDRAQGAADLRALAPTAQDVVIALAASGATPYALGVLEAAQAAGALTIGIANNPDAPVTRAAAVGITLATGSETISGSTRLKAGTAQKIALNTLSSSIMVRLHKVYGNLMVDVLPTNAKLYRRALALTVRASGADEAAARAVLEQCNYHVKTAIVALRLKSDVAAARAALDRAAGSVRQALGEAKK; encoded by the coding sequence ATGCTCCCGACTGAAACTCCCAGCGACCAGCATCCCGATCTGGATCTTTATCCGACCGAAGAACTCGTGGGCGCGTTCACCGCCGACCAGGTCCACGCCGCCAACGTCGTGCACGCCGCCGCCGCCGCGCTCGCGCGGGCGGTGGACGCGGCCGTCCCGCGCCTCGCGGCCGGGGGCCGGCTCATCTACGCCGGCGCCGGCACCTCGGGCCGCCTCGGCCTGCTCGACAGCGTGGAGCTGTTCCCGACCTTCGGCTGGCCCAAGGCGCGCGCCCTCGCGCTGATCGCCGGCGGCAAGCCGGCGCTGTTCGAGGCCGTGGAGGGTGCGGAGGACGACCGGGCCCAGGGCGCGGCGGATCTGCGGGCGCTCGCCCCGACGGCCCAGGACGTGGTCATCGCCCTCGCGGCCTCGGGCGCCACGCCCTATGCCCTTGGCGTGCTGGAAGCGGCCCAGGCCGCCGGCGCCCTGACCATCGGGATCGCCAACAATCCCGATGCGCCGGTCACGCGCGCGGCGGCGGTGGGCATCACGCTCGCCACCGGCAGCGAGACGATTTCCGGCAGCACGCGCCTCAAGGCCGGCACCGCCCAGAAGATCGCGCTCAACACGCTCTCCAGCTCCATCATGGTCCGGCTGCACAAGGTCTACGGCAACCTGATGGTCGATGTGCTCCCGACCAACGCCAAGCTCTACCGGCGGGCGCTGGCCCTCACGGTGCGGGCGAGCGGGGCCGACGAGGCCGCGGCGCGTGCGGTGCTCGAGCAGTGCAATTACCACGTGAAGACCGCCATCGTGGCGCTGCGCCTGAAGTCGGATGTGGCGGCCGCCCGGGCCGCCCTCGATCGCGCCGCCGGCAGCGTGCGGCAGGCGCTCGGGGAGGCGAAGAAATGA
- a CDS encoding DUF3592 domain-containing protein: protein MNLWDTDWGITIPALIGGFGVVVGVVGACWYALKKRRLARWTKTKGRVECYETLPAEGDGFYYNPRIVFSDTFGRDVRFGVEARWNNQVFEVGGEIPVRFDPSNPYNAVIDQWSDSYAEVIVLYIFSGFLITGAIGMACFFRSTK from the coding sequence ATGAATCTCTGGGACACTGACTGGGGTATCACGATTCCCGCGCTAATCGGCGGTTTTGGCGTTGTCGTCGGTGTTGTCGGCGCATGTTGGTATGCACTTAAGAAGCGACGGCTTGCTCGGTGGACAAAGACAAAAGGAAGAGTCGAGTGTTACGAAACGCTCCCGGCCGAAGGCGATGGATTCTACTATAACCCACGAATCGTGTTTTCTGACACGTTCGGTCGTGACGTTCGGTTTGGCGTGGAAGCCAGGTGGAATAATCAGGTGTTCGAGGTTGGTGGTGAAATTCCAGTGCGATTCGATCCAAGCAATCCATATAACGCCGTCATTGATCAATGGTCCGATTCATACGCTGAGGTCATCGTCCTATACATCTTTTCTGGTTTTCTGATCACCGGAGCGATAGGCATGGCCTGTTTCTTTCGCTCCACAAAATGA
- a CDS encoding family 10 glycosylhydrolase yields MGWCLLAGLVVLLAGCVTPLRTVVAPPPAPREFRAVWVATVANIDWPSQTGLPVAQQRAEMITLLDRARALKFNAVILQVRPAADALYPSKLEPWSEYLSGTQGVAPAPLYDPLQEWITEAHRRGLELHAWFNPYRARHDKAKSAFAPTHIARTHPDSVKRYGDFWWMDPGDEFASQRTLAVVDDVVRRYDVDGIHIDDYFYPYPIPAPLPKGKKLAPGEAAPVVDFPDDASWQRYRAAGGKLERADWRRENVNQLIEQLHAHVHALKPWVKFGISPFGLGRPDRRPPGIEGFSQYDKLYADAELWLQRGWLDYFAPQLYWRAGQKGQDFGTLLDYWARQNTMQRHVWPGLYTSAIGDAPKGWTPEDILRQISLVRADPRFTGHIQYSMVALLEDRHGIAQKLAVAAYADEALVPATPWLDATPPAVPQLKRQKSGAVAILPTPGKPAASYALWRQQDGAWKFSILPAGPNLIPAAATENLVVSAVDRLGNESARVTLPGIVAR; encoded by the coding sequence ATGGGATGGTGTCTCTTGGCCGGGCTGGTGGTCCTTCTCGCCGGGTGCGTGACGCCCCTGCGCACGGTGGTCGCCCCGCCGCCGGCGCCGCGCGAGTTCCGCGCCGTCTGGGTCGCCACCGTGGCCAACATCGACTGGCCGTCGCAGACCGGGCTGCCGGTGGCGCAGCAGCGCGCCGAGATGATCACGCTGCTCGACCGGGCCCGCGCCCTGAAATTCAACGCCGTCATCCTGCAGGTGCGGCCGGCCGCCGACGCGCTCTACCCGTCGAAGCTCGAGCCGTGGTCCGAATACCTCAGCGGCACCCAGGGTGTCGCGCCGGCCCCGCTGTATGATCCGTTGCAGGAGTGGATCACCGAGGCGCACCGCCGCGGCCTCGAGCTGCACGCGTGGTTCAATCCCTACCGCGCCCGGCACGACAAGGCGAAGTCCGCGTTCGCGCCGACGCACATCGCCCGGACGCACCCGGACTCGGTGAAGCGCTATGGCGACTTCTGGTGGATGGATCCGGGTGACGAATTCGCCTCCCAGCGCACGCTGGCGGTGGTTGATGACGTGGTCCGGCGCTACGACGTGGATGGGATCCACATCGACGACTATTTTTATCCGTATCCCATCCCGGCCCCGTTGCCCAAGGGCAAAAAGCTCGCACCCGGGGAGGCGGCGCCGGTCGTGGATTTTCCGGATGACGCCTCGTGGCAACGCTATCGTGCCGCCGGCGGCAAGCTGGAGCGCGCGGACTGGCGGCGGGAAAACGTCAACCAGCTGATTGAGCAGCTGCACGCCCACGTCCACGCCCTCAAACCGTGGGTGAAATTCGGCATCAGTCCCTTCGGGCTCGGCCGGCCCGACCGCCGGCCGCCCGGCATCGAGGGCTTCAGCCAATACGACAAGCTCTACGCCGACGCGGAGCTCTGGCTCCAGCGGGGCTGGCTCGATTACTTCGCGCCGCAGCTCTACTGGCGCGCGGGTCAGAAAGGCCAGGATTTCGGCACGCTGCTCGACTACTGGGCCCGGCAGAACACCATGCAGCGCCACGTCTGGCCCGGCCTCTACACGAGCGCGATCGGCGACGCGCCCAAGGGCTGGACCCCGGAGGACATCCTCAGGCAGATCAGCCTCGTCCGCGCGGATCCGCGCTTCACGGGCCACATCCAATACAGCATGGTGGCGCTGCTCGAGGACCGCCACGGCATCGCGCAAAAGCTGGCGGTGGCCGCCTATGCAGACGAGGCGCTCGTGCCGGCCACACCGTGGCTCGACGCGACCCCGCCCGCGGTCCCCCAGCTGAAGCGGCAGAAATCCGGCGCGGTCGCCATCCTTCCGACCCCGGGCAAGCCCGCGGCCAGCTATGCCCTCTGGCGCCAGCAGGACGGGGCGTGGAAATTCTCCATCCTGCCGGCCGGCCCCAACCTGATTCCGGCCGCCGCCACGGAGAACCTGGTGGTCTCGGCGGTGGACCGGCTGGGCAACGAAAGCGCGCGCGTCACCCTGCCGGGGATCGTTGCGCGCTGA
- a CDS encoding dipeptide epimerase, producing the protein MRLRHYPYTLELAHAFTIATSSRTTTPAVLVELEHDGITGYGEAAMPPYLGESQESAARFLNLFDAAAVTDPFKLEEILPRIDALAPGNTAAKAALDIALHDWIGKKLGVPWHRIWGLDPAKTPVTSFTIGLDTAEVVRQKTREAAPYKIIKVKLGRDTDRMMIEAIRSVTATPITVDANQGWTDRNEALKKIEWLATQGVLFIEQPMPKAQLDDTAWLRERSPLPLIADESCQRLADVARLRGVFDGINIKLMKCTGLREAHRMITLARALGLKVMLGCMTETSCAISAAAQLSPLVDWADLDGAVLIKNDCFDGATIVDGRITLSNQPGIGAVKRPG; encoded by the coding sequence ATGCGACTGCGCCATTATCCCTACACGCTCGAGCTGGCCCACGCCTTCACCATCGCCACGAGTTCGCGCACGACCACCCCGGCGGTGCTGGTCGAACTGGAGCACGACGGTATCACCGGCTACGGCGAGGCCGCCATGCCCCCCTATCTCGGCGAGTCGCAGGAGAGCGCCGCCAGGTTCCTCAATTTGTTCGACGCCGCGGCGGTCACGGACCCCTTCAAGCTGGAGGAAATCCTGCCGCGGATCGACGCCCTCGCCCCGGGCAACACCGCCGCCAAGGCCGCCCTCGACATCGCCCTGCACGACTGGATCGGGAAAAAACTCGGCGTTCCCTGGCACCGGATCTGGGGCCTCGACCCGGCGAAGACCCCCGTCACCTCGTTCACCATCGGCCTCGATACCGCCGAGGTCGTGCGCCAGAAGACCCGCGAGGCCGCACCCTACAAGATCATCAAGGTGAAGCTCGGCCGCGACACCGACCGCATGATGATCGAGGCCATCCGCTCCGTCACCGCCACGCCCATTACCGTCGACGCCAACCAGGGCTGGACCGACCGGAACGAGGCGCTGAAGAAGATCGAGTGGCTCGCCACCCAGGGCGTGCTCTTCATCGAGCAACCCATGCCGAAGGCGCAGCTGGACGACACCGCCTGGCTGCGCGAACGCAGCCCCCTGCCCCTGATCGCCGACGAGAGCTGCCAGCGGCTCGCCGACGTGGCGCGGCTGCGGGGCGTGTTCGACGGCATCAACATCAAGCTCATGAAGTGCACCGGCCTGCGCGAGGCGCACCGGATGATCACGCTCGCCCGCGCCCTCGGCCTGAAGGTGATGCTCGGCTGCATGACCGAGACCTCGTGCGCCATTTCCGCAGCCGCGCAGCTCTCGCCCCTGGTCGACTGGGCGGATCTCGACGGCGCGGTGCTGATCAAGAACGACTGTTTCGACGGCGCGACGATCGTGGACGGCAGGATCACCCTGTCCAACCAGCCCGGCATCGGCGCCGTGAAGCGCCCCGGATGA